A genomic window from Blastococcus saxobsidens DD2 includes:
- a CDS encoding rhodanese-like domain-containing protein, which yields MPQQVPTVPASELPADAVILDVREDDEWMHGHIEGATHIPMGDVPAKLDELPEGDPLYVTCRGGGRSARVAAWLNQNGFDAVNVGGGMGEWQAAGKPMVSETGEEPFVR from the coding sequence ATGCCGCAGCAGGTTCCCACCGTCCCCGCCTCCGAGCTGCCCGCGGACGCCGTGATCCTCGACGTCCGGGAGGACGACGAGTGGATGCACGGCCACATCGAGGGCGCCACCCACATCCCGATGGGCGACGTGCCGGCCAAGCTCGACGAGCTCCCCGAGGGCGACCCGCTGTACGTGACCTGCCGCGGGGGTGGCCGGTCGGCGCGGGTGGCCGCCTGGCTGAACCAGAACGGGTTCGACGCGGTGAACGTCGGCGGCGGCATGGGGGAGTGGCAGGCGGCCGGGAAGCCCATGGTGAGTGAGACCGGCGAGGAGCCTTTCGTGCGGTGA
- a CDS encoding sensor histidine kinase: protein MTLAADTQASTRSRGLLDDLARVLRAHLPRPRRADPTEQTTSTEDDAVVRALCHDMRTPLASLEAVLGSLDRAPAQRAELLELARAQTAHLSSMLRTADASGGAVRRSRATRRLGDVVLSAVSSSGLPRSQLTLELREDAEDVAVGDARVQRILINLLENAHRHGGGAPVRLLVIRRIGWVELALSQGGVPADRIVQHLGTTRPPVDLTGLGLWSVQQQTRELGGRLLWTDRDGEFTFTVQLPDR from the coding sequence GTGACCCTGGCTGCCGACACGCAGGCGTCGACGCGTAGCCGCGGACTGCTGGACGATCTCGCCCGTGTGCTGCGCGCGCATCTCCCGCGCCCCCGCAGGGCGGACCCCACCGAGCAGACGACCAGCACCGAGGATGACGCCGTCGTCCGGGCCCTGTGCCACGACATGCGGACCCCGCTGGCCTCCCTGGAGGCGGTGCTCGGATCGCTCGACCGCGCTCCGGCGCAGCGGGCCGAGCTGCTCGAACTGGCGCGCGCCCAGACCGCGCACCTGTCGTCCATGCTCCGGACCGCAGACGCCAGCGGCGGGGCCGTCCGCCGGTCGCGGGCGACGCGTCGGCTCGGTGACGTCGTCCTGTCCGCCGTGTCGTCGTCCGGCCTGCCCCGGTCGCAGCTGACCCTGGAGCTGCGCGAGGACGCCGAGGACGTCGCCGTCGGCGACGCCCGCGTGCAGCGGATCCTGATCAACCTCCTGGAGAACGCACACCGCCACGGCGGTGGCGCCCCCGTGCGGCTGCTGGTGATCCGCCGGATCGGCTGGGTCGAGCTGGCCCTGAGCCAGGGCGGCGTCCCCGCCGACCGGATCGTCCAGCACCTGGGCACCACCCGACCACCGGTGGACCTGACCGGGCTGGGGCTGTGGTCGGTGCAGCAGCAGACGCGGGAGCTCGGCGGGCGGCTGCTCTGGACGGACCGGGACGGCGAGTTCACGTTCACGGTGCAGCTCCCCGACCGCTGA
- a CDS encoding response regulator, which yields MGETDGTAAADRRPPVDVVVVDDHPLFTRGLSLLLPGLSGGRVRVVGTTEDASAAAALVRRHHADVAIVDLHMPPPGGTRAIAAIRRADPLVRVVALSGLAEADAAIEALRAGASGFLPKTADPDALVRPLLAVLDGWSVLPEAVLRQLLAEAAPSGQQSIADRLTADERRLWRLVADGTSTVDIATTLHVSERTTKRLVAHLLRRLDVATRVEAAALAGRVGLGKETGGLGRQAGGLAE from the coding sequence GTGGGGGAGACCGACGGCACGGCCGCTGCTGACCGCAGGCCGCCGGTGGACGTGGTGGTCGTCGACGACCACCCGTTGTTCACGCGGGGGCTGAGCCTGCTGCTGCCGGGGCTCAGCGGGGGACGGGTCCGGGTGGTGGGCACGACCGAGGACGCGTCGGCGGCCGCCGCGCTGGTTCGCCGCCACCACGCCGACGTCGCGATCGTCGACCTGCACATGCCGCCGCCGGGCGGGACGAGGGCGATCGCGGCGATCCGCCGCGCGGATCCGCTGGTGCGGGTGGTCGCGCTGTCGGGGCTGGCGGAGGCCGACGCGGCGATCGAGGCGCTGCGGGCCGGGGCGTCGGGCTTCCTGCCGAAGACGGCGGACCCGGACGCGCTGGTGCGGCCGCTGCTCGCCGTCCTGGACGGGTGGTCGGTGCTGCCCGAGGCGGTGCTGCGCCAGCTGCTGGCCGAGGCGGCGCCGAGCGGGCAGCAGAGCATCGCCGACCGGCTGACCGCCGACGAGCGCCGGCTGTGGCGGCTGGTCGCCGACGGCACCAGCACCGTGGACATCGCGACCACGCTGCACGTCTCGGAGCGGACGACGAAGCGGCTCGTGGCGCACCTGCTGCGCCGGCTGGACGTGGCGACGCGGGTGGAGGCAGCCGCGCTGGCCGGCCGGGTGGGGCTCGGCAAGGAGACCGGTGGCCTCGGCAGGCAGGCCGGCGGGCTCGCGGAGTGA
- a CDS encoding MBL fold metallo-hydrolase, with protein MERSASAERLAEWLRERPFAVDVALAAAIGLVTVVLPTAYGSYWPAEGEGWWPRISPEGRKREFPTHSQEPHGSDWDAGTVPSRLARRTALTTAALAGPVGWLTAAAWGLPTALGAHRRRLRLVVSRSAQFSDGKFHNRMPTPALSPANTRDGLLRQWHEERHVGLPTGPIPLAQPEIPQDAAELAVTWFGHASALLEVDGRRVLVDPVWGHRVSPSPVFGPTRLHEPPMSIEDLPPVDAVLISHDHYDHLDLPTVRALLATQTAPFVVPLGIGEHLRKWRVPEARIVELDWDETHAVGGLALTCTEARHFSGRYFHRDTTLWASWAVSGPRHRVFFGGDTGYTPAFAGIGARLGPFDLTLLPIGAYNDAWHAIHMDPEEAVRAHGDLGGAVLLPIHWATFNLAFHRWAEPVERLLAAAGPRGIDVVVPRPGERTDVLDRPPLHDWWTTVGSATAPGTEDAGVGSAVLARVVSRLIALLPS; from the coding sequence GTGGAACGGTCAGCCTCTGCCGAGCGCCTGGCGGAGTGGCTGCGCGAGCGGCCGTTCGCCGTCGACGTGGCGCTCGCGGCCGCCATCGGGCTGGTCACGGTGGTCCTGCCCACGGCGTACGGGTCGTACTGGCCCGCGGAGGGCGAGGGCTGGTGGCCGCGGATATCGCCGGAGGGCAGGAAGCGAGAGTTCCCGACGCATTCACAGGAACCGCACGGTTCGGACTGGGATGCTGGGACCGTGCCGTCCCGTCTCGCTCGTCGCACCGCCCTGACCACCGCCGCTCTCGCCGGCCCCGTCGGCTGGTTGACCGCGGCCGCCTGGGGTCTGCCGACCGCACTGGGCGCCCACCGCCGCCGGCTGCGCCTCGTCGTCTCCCGCTCGGCGCAGTTCTCCGACGGCAAGTTCCACAACCGGATGCCGACGCCGGCGCTCTCCCCCGCGAACACCCGCGACGGGCTGCTGCGGCAGTGGCACGAGGAGCGGCACGTGGGTCTGCCGACCGGCCCGATCCCGCTGGCGCAGCCGGAGATCCCGCAGGACGCCGCCGAGCTGGCGGTCACCTGGTTCGGGCACGCCAGCGCGCTGCTCGAGGTCGACGGCCGGCGTGTCCTGGTCGACCCGGTGTGGGGCCACCGGGTCTCGCCGTCGCCGGTGTTCGGCCCCACGCGCCTGCACGAGCCGCCGATGTCGATCGAGGACCTGCCGCCGGTCGACGCCGTCCTCATCTCCCACGACCACTACGACCACCTCGACCTGCCGACCGTCCGGGCGCTGCTCGCCACGCAGACGGCGCCCTTCGTCGTCCCCCTGGGGATCGGCGAGCACCTGCGCAAATGGCGTGTGCCGGAGGCCCGCATCGTCGAGCTGGACTGGGACGAGACCCACGCAGTCGGCGGACTGGCGCTCACCTGCACCGAGGCGCGGCACTTCTCCGGCCGCTACTTCCACCGGGACACCACCCTCTGGGCGTCCTGGGCGGTCAGCGGTCCGCGGCACCGGGTCTTCTTCGGCGGCGACACCGGGTACACGCCCGCGTTCGCCGGCATCGGCGCCCGGCTGGGCCCGTTCGACCTCACGCTGCTGCCGATCGGGGCCTACAACGACGCCTGGCACGCCATCCACATGGACCCGGAGGAGGCGGTACGCGCCCACGGCGACCTCGGCGGCGCGGTGCTGCTGCCCATCCACTGGGCGACGTTCAACCTGGCGTTCCACCGCTGGGCGGAGCCGGTCGAGCGGCTGCTGGCGGCGGCCGGTCCCCGTGGGATCGACGTCGTCGTCCCGCGGCCCGGGGAGCGGACCGACGTGCTGGACCGGCCGCCGCTGCACGACTGGTGGACGACGGTGGGCTCGGCGACCGCCCCCGGCACCGAGGACGCCGGCGTGGGCAGCGCCGTCCTCGCCCGCGTGGTGTCGCGGTTGATCGCCCTCCTGCCGAGCTGA
- a CDS encoding SigE family RNA polymerase sigma factor: MERDEEFARFVDERWPVLVRSAVLLGCTPPEAEDLVQTALVRCYVAWGRVRDAANRDGYVYRVLVNCHHDSHRRRWWRERPTGELPEVPAEDLTGQVDDADAVRRALRRLSPAHREVVVLRYYAHLGEQQIADALKIAPGTVKSRLSRALAQLSTDLDVSELRGGRAS; this comes from the coding sequence GTGGAGCGGGACGAGGAGTTCGCGCGGTTCGTGGACGAGCGCTGGCCGGTGCTCGTCCGCTCCGCGGTGCTGCTCGGCTGCACCCCGCCGGAGGCGGAGGACCTGGTGCAGACGGCGCTCGTGCGCTGCTACGTGGCCTGGGGCCGGGTCCGGGACGCGGCGAACCGGGACGGGTACGTCTACCGGGTGCTGGTGAACTGCCACCACGACAGCCACCGCCGTCGCTGGTGGCGCGAGCGGCCCACCGGGGAACTGCCCGAGGTGCCGGCCGAGGACCTCACCGGGCAGGTCGACGACGCCGACGCCGTCCGGCGGGCGCTGCGCCGGCTGAGCCCGGCGCACCGGGAGGTCGTCGTGCTGCGCTACTACGCCCACCTGGGGGAGCAGCAGATCGCCGACGCGCTGAAGATCGCGCCCGGCACGGTGAAGAGCCGGCTCTCCCGCGCACTGGCCCAGCTCTCCACCGACCTGGACGTCTCCGAACTGCGCGGCGGGAGGGCATCGTGA
- a CDS encoding DUF4212 domain-containing protein has product MDATQRKDYWRRNLRLMSVLLVIWALVSFGAGIIFVEPLNTIEILGFPLGFWFAQQGSIVTFVVLIAVYVWRMDKLDAEFGIDEYEEEVHHS; this is encoded by the coding sequence GTGGACGCTACACAGCGCAAGGACTACTGGCGGAGAAATCTCCGTCTGATGAGCGTGCTGCTCGTGATCTGGGCACTGGTGTCGTTCGGCGCGGGGATCATCTTCGTCGAGCCGTTGAACACCATCGAGATCCTCGGCTTCCCCCTCGGTTTCTGGTTCGCCCAGCAGGGGTCCATCGTCACCTTCGTCGTCCTCATCGCCGTCTACGTCTGGCGGATGGACAAGCTCGACGCCGAGTTCGGCATCGACGAGTACGAGGAAGAGGTCCACCACTCATGA
- a CDS encoding manganese catalase family protein: MFTHTQALQYEAKPDGPDPDFARKLQEVLGGQWGEMTVATQYLLQGWNCRLPGKYKDMLLSIGTEELAHVEILVTMIDRLLDHIPLKPDAADRSKESAAGYGQLNPQHAIVNGGGAYYRDSMGLPWSGGYVTASGNLMADFHYNATAEMQGRLQVSRLYNMTDDPGVKETLKFLIARDHMHQMQWLAAIEELKADGLEGIPVPEAFPMEEEPADFGYAFLVASDGPDAAAGRWAHGPALDGRGEMTARPIEASADAPQLPPGDPRLWGTPQLPGQSMLQKAKDMLT, translated from the coding sequence GTGTTCACGCACACCCAGGCCCTGCAGTACGAGGCGAAGCCCGACGGTCCGGACCCGGACTTCGCGCGCAAGCTGCAGGAGGTCCTCGGCGGCCAGTGGGGCGAGATGACCGTCGCCACCCAGTACCTGCTGCAGGGCTGGAACTGCCGGCTGCCCGGCAAGTACAAGGACATGCTGCTCTCCATCGGCACGGAGGAGCTCGCCCACGTCGAGATCCTCGTGACGATGATCGACCGGCTGCTCGACCACATCCCGCTGAAGCCCGACGCCGCGGACCGCAGCAAGGAGTCCGCCGCCGGGTACGGGCAGCTGAACCCGCAGCACGCGATCGTCAACGGTGGCGGCGCCTACTACCGCGACAGCATGGGCCTGCCGTGGAGCGGCGGCTACGTGACCGCGAGCGGCAACCTGATGGCCGACTTCCACTACAACGCCACCGCCGAGATGCAGGGCCGGCTGCAGGTGTCCCGGCTGTACAACATGACCGACGACCCGGGCGTCAAGGAGACCCTGAAGTTCCTCATCGCCCGTGACCACATGCACCAGATGCAGTGGCTCGCCGCGATCGAGGAGCTCAAGGCGGACGGCCTCGAGGGCATCCCGGTGCCCGAGGCCTTCCCGATGGAGGAGGAGCCCGCCGACTTCGGCTACGCCTTCCTCGTCGCCTCCGACGGCCCCGACGCCGCCGCCGGCCGCTGGGCGCACGGCCCGGCACTGGACGGCCGCGGCGAGATGACCGCGCGGCCGATCGAGGCCTCGGCCGACGCGCCGCAGCTGCCCCCGGGCGACCCGCGGCTGTGGGGCACCCCGCAGTTGCCGGGCCAGTCGATGCTGCAGAAGGCCAAGGACATGCTCACCTGA
- a CDS encoding Fpg/Nei family DNA glycosylase has translation MPELPEVEALAAFLRERAVGHVLARADLAAVQAIKTFDPPLSALGGLEITGAGRHGKFLDLDVSGVHLVVHLARAGWLHWRTNLPAAPPKPGKGPLALRVHLDDGATDPSASGGSTDLSASGGVGFDLTEQGTRKGLAVYVVRSPAEVPGIARLGPDALAVDRETFARLMAGRSGQLKGALTDQTLVAGIGNAYSDEILHAARLSPFKMADKLTDDELVRLFDAVRTTLTGALERQVGQQAATMKGEKRSGLRVHARTGLPCPVCGDTVREVSFADTSLQYCPTCQTGGKPLADRRMSKLLR, from the coding sequence GTGCCCGAGTTGCCCGAGGTGGAGGCGCTGGCCGCGTTCCTGCGGGAGCGCGCCGTTGGCCACGTGCTGGCGCGCGCCGACCTGGCCGCCGTCCAGGCGATCAAGACCTTCGACCCACCGCTGAGCGCGCTGGGTGGCCTGGAGATCACCGGCGCCGGCCGGCACGGGAAGTTCCTGGACCTCGACGTCTCCGGGGTGCACCTGGTCGTCCACCTGGCGCGGGCCGGCTGGCTGCACTGGCGGACGAACCTCCCCGCCGCGCCGCCGAAGCCGGGCAAGGGTCCGCTCGCGCTGCGGGTGCACCTCGATGACGGCGCTACGGATCCATCCGCCTCCGGCGGCTCTACGGATCTATCCGCCTCCGGCGGAGTGGGCTTCGACCTCACCGAGCAGGGCACCCGCAAGGGCCTGGCGGTCTACGTCGTCCGGTCGCCGGCCGAGGTCCCCGGGATCGCCCGCCTCGGGCCCGACGCCCTCGCGGTGGACCGGGAGACGTTCGCCCGCCTGATGGCCGGCCGCTCGGGCCAGCTCAAGGGGGCGCTGACCGACCAGACCCTGGTCGCCGGCATCGGCAACGCCTACTCCGACGAGATCCTGCACGCCGCGCGGCTCTCGCCGTTCAAGATGGCCGACAAGCTCACCGACGACGAACTGGTCCGTCTCTTCGATGCGGTGCGGACCACGCTCACCGGAGCACTCGAGCGCCAGGTGGGGCAGCAGGCCGCGACGATGAAGGGCGAGAAGCGCTCCGGCCTGCGGGTGCACGCCCGCACCGGCCTGCCCTGCCCGGTGTGCGGGGACACCGTGCGGGAGGTCAGCTTCGCCGACACCTCGCTGCAGTACTGCCCCACCTGCCAGACCGGCGGGAAGCCGCTGGCCGACCGGCGGATGTCCAAGCTGCTGCGCTGA
- a CDS encoding PH domain-containing protein: MTTAPSPVREPAWSLPRSAIGLWATEGVIGAVLLWLGIGAFLLFVPASAGGPVPVLRWLLPVLGVLVAVVTIGISPRIKHRVYRWEITAEAAYARTGWLTQTWTLVPISRIQTVDVTRGVLQQLFGLATVAVLTASSQGTVRIWHLEHDVAQRVADDLARRAELVRDQAT, encoded by the coding sequence ATGACCACCGCCCCGTCCCCCGTGCGCGAGCCGGCCTGGTCGCTGCCCCGGTCGGCGATCGGCCTGTGGGCCACCGAGGGCGTGATCGGGGCGGTCCTGCTGTGGCTGGGGATCGGGGCGTTCCTGCTGTTCGTCCCGGCCTCGGCGGGCGGCCCGGTTCCCGTCCTGCGCTGGCTGCTGCCCGTCCTGGGGGTGCTCGTGGCCGTCGTCACGATCGGCATCAGCCCGCGGATCAAGCACCGGGTCTACCGCTGGGAGATCACCGCAGAGGCCGCCTACGCGCGCACCGGCTGGCTGACCCAGACCTGGACGCTGGTGCCCATCTCCCGCATCCAGACCGTCGACGTCACCCGGGGCGTGCTGCAGCAGCTGTTCGGGCTGGCCACGGTCGCGGTGCTCACCGCCTCCAGCCAGGGCACGGTGCGCATCTGGCACCTCGAGCACGACGTCGCCCAGCGGGTCGCCGACGATCTCGCCCGCCGCGCCGAGCTCGTCCGCGACCAGGCCACGTGA
- a CDS encoding PH domain-containing protein produces MTSPARRTSPRIVLVHTVTFRQARQFVPVLIPVVAATGLDGVGTIASLVVGVTLFSLAVAAVSWWRFGYADGPAAVVVTRGLLSRSVRTVPNDRIRGVEVEAPALHRLFGLVRVRIDAAAGAAGQDEELVVDGVQRAEGDRLRVAVLTHRGAPEVALADTAPAEEELSRWDNRWLLYAPLVGSYLALPLAGLGALLRFGDEVPGDLLDVDVLDVPAGWVVGAAVVGMLLLVLAGSVIGAAVVNWGFRLVRRGSSLVAVRGLITRRHTELELDRIRGVTVSEGLGMRWVRAARVGALVTGLASAERRGQLLPLGPRTEAWSLTHRLVDDPGPLHAHPSAALRRRVARALSAGLLVTAAGGVLAATLGRWELLGAGVALTVLGVPLARGLYASLGHAAGPRSFSVRRGWLVREQAVLERRAVVGWEVRQSLFQRRAGLATVTACVGAGSGGYPAVDMAADDVSAFALAASGPWAHALVAPREG; encoded by the coding sequence GTGACCTCCCCGGCCCGGCGGACCTCCCCCCGCATCGTGCTGGTGCACACGGTCACCTTCCGGCAGGCCCGGCAATTCGTGCCGGTGCTCATCCCGGTCGTCGCGGCCACCGGCCTCGACGGCGTCGGCACGATCGCCTCGCTCGTCGTGGGCGTCACCCTCTTCTCGCTGGCCGTCGCCGCCGTCTCCTGGTGGCGGTTCGGCTACGCCGACGGGCCGGCCGCCGTGGTGGTCACCCGCGGTCTGCTGTCGCGCTCGGTCCGCACCGTGCCGAACGACCGCATCCGCGGCGTCGAGGTCGAGGCTCCCGCGCTGCACCGGCTCTTCGGCCTGGTCCGGGTGCGCATCGACGCCGCCGCGGGAGCCGCCGGGCAGGACGAGGAACTCGTCGTCGACGGCGTGCAGCGCGCGGAGGGCGACCGGCTGCGGGTCGCCGTCCTCACCCACCGCGGGGCGCCCGAGGTCGCCCTCGCGGACACCGCACCGGCCGAGGAGGAGCTCTCCCGCTGGGACAACCGGTGGCTGCTGTACGCGCCCCTGGTCGGCAGCTATCTCGCGCTCCCCCTGGCCGGGCTCGGCGCCCTGCTGCGCTTCGGCGACGAGGTGCCCGGCGACCTGCTGGACGTCGACGTCCTCGACGTCCCGGCCGGGTGGGTGGTCGGCGCCGCGGTCGTCGGCATGCTGCTGCTCGTCCTCGCCGGCTCGGTCATCGGCGCGGCCGTCGTCAACTGGGGGTTCCGGCTGGTGCGCCGTGGCAGCTCGCTGGTCGCAGTCCGCGGGCTGATCACCCGGCGGCACACCGAACTGGAGCTCGACCGCATCCGGGGGGTCACGGTGTCGGAGGGGCTGGGCATGCGCTGGGTGCGCGCGGCCCGCGTCGGCGCGCTGGTGACCGGCCTGGCCAGCGCGGAGCGCCGGGGCCAGCTGCTGCCGCTCGGGCCGCGCACGGAGGCGTGGTCGCTGACCCACCGGCTGGTGGACGATCCCGGGCCCCTGCACGCCCATCCCTCCGCGGCGCTGCGCCGGCGGGTGGCCCGCGCGCTGTCCGCCGGCCTGCTGGTCACGGCCGCGGGCGGCGTGCTCGCGGCCACGCTCGGCCGCTGGGAGCTGCTCGGGGCGGGCGTCGCGCTGACCGTCCTCGGCGTCCCGCTGGCCCGCGGCCTGTACGCCTCGCTCGGGCACGCCGCCGGCCCCCGCTCCTTCAGCGTGCGGCGCGGGTGGCTGGTCCGCGAGCAGGCCGTCCTGGAGCGCCGGGCGGTCGTGGGCTGGGAGGTCCGCCAGTCGCTGTTCCAGCGCCGGGCCGGGCTGGCCACCGTCACCGCCTGCGTCGGCGCGGGCAGCGGCGGCTACCCGGCAGTGGACATGGCGGCCGACGACGTCTCCGCCTTCGCGCTCGCCGCCTCCGGCCCGTGGGCCCACGCCCTGGTCGCCCCGCGGGAGGGGTGA
- a CDS encoding sodium:solute symporter family protein — translation MSDIQVWTLVFVIITFGIYIYIAYASRVSTTSGFYIAGGGIPAPANGAAIAADWMSAASFISMAGIVAFAGNGYAGSVYLMGWTGGYVLLALLLAPYLRKFGKYTIPDFVGDRYSESARLVAVVAAIVVSFVYVAGQMAGVGLVFQRFLGVGTAAGVVIGMVIVFFYAVLGGMKGITWTQVAQYSVLIVAYLIPVVAISVQITGNPVPQIGFGEILGELDALQQDLGFAAYTEAFTQTTMLNMVLITAALMFGTAGLPHVIVRFYTAKSVRAARYSALWALFFIALLYTSAPAVGAFSKFNFIDQIAGTPIGETPNWFNTWADVGLITVDDVDGDGVIDYGPEAGELVINNDIIVLAAPEIAGLPAPVVGLVAAGALAAALSTASGLLLVISSSVANDVYYKRINPQATEARQLMVGRIAMGAAILVAGYLGINPPGFVAQVVALAFGLACASFFPILVLGIFWKKTTAAGATAGLAAGLGTTIAYMLWTIDIYGNSDGLFGIPETGFGTIGMLINFAVTIVVSQFTTKPSPVMQELVEEIRYPGKSRLVTAHAEGHLEDLTHEGPPNEPRSH, via the coding sequence ATGAGCGACATCCAGGTGTGGACGCTCGTCTTCGTCATCATCACGTTCGGCATCTACATCTACATCGCCTACGCCAGCCGCGTGTCCACCACGTCCGGCTTCTACATCGCCGGCGGCGGCATCCCGGCGCCGGCCAACGGTGCCGCGATCGCGGCGGACTGGATGAGCGCGGCGTCGTTCATCTCGATGGCGGGCATCGTCGCGTTCGCGGGGAACGGGTACGCGGGGTCGGTCTACCTCATGGGATGGACCGGCGGCTACGTGCTGCTGGCCCTCCTGCTGGCGCCGTACCTCCGCAAGTTCGGCAAGTACACGATCCCCGACTTCGTCGGTGACCGGTACTCCGAGAGTGCCCGCCTGGTCGCGGTCGTCGCGGCGATCGTCGTCTCGTTCGTCTACGTCGCGGGACAGATGGCCGGCGTCGGCCTGGTGTTCCAGCGGTTCCTCGGGGTCGGCACCGCGGCGGGCGTGGTCATCGGCATGGTGATCGTCTTCTTCTACGCCGTGCTCGGCGGCATGAAGGGGATCACCTGGACGCAGGTCGCCCAGTACAGCGTCCTGATCGTCGCCTACCTCATCCCCGTGGTGGCGATCTCGGTGCAGATCACCGGGAACCCCGTGCCGCAGATCGGATTCGGCGAGATCCTCGGCGAGCTCGACGCCCTCCAGCAGGACCTCGGCTTCGCCGCGTACACCGAGGCCTTCACGCAGACCACCATGCTGAACATGGTGCTGATCACCGCGGCGCTGATGTTCGGGACCGCGGGCCTCCCGCACGTGATCGTCCGCTTCTACACGGCCAAGAGCGTACGGGCCGCCCGGTACTCGGCGCTGTGGGCGCTGTTCTTCATCGCGCTGCTCTACACCTCGGCCCCGGCGGTCGGAGCGTTCAGCAAGTTCAACTTCATCGACCAGATCGCGGGCACCCCGATCGGCGAGACGCCGAACTGGTTCAACACCTGGGCCGACGTCGGGCTGATCACCGTCGACGACGTGGACGGCGACGGGGTCATCGACTACGGCCCCGAGGCCGGCGAGCTGGTGATCAACAACGACATCATCGTGCTCGCGGCGCCGGAGATCGCCGGGCTGCCGGCGCCGGTGGTCGGGCTGGTGGCGGCCGGCGCGCTGGCCGCGGCGCTGTCCACGGCGTCGGGTCTGCTCCTGGTCATCTCCTCCTCGGTGGCGAACGACGTCTACTACAAGCGCATCAACCCGCAGGCCACCGAGGCGCGGCAGCTGATGGTGGGCCGGATCGCGATGGGCGCGGCCATCCTCGTCGCCGGCTACCTGGGCATCAACCCGCCCGGCTTCGTGGCCCAGGTGGTGGCGCTCGCCTTCGGCCTGGCCTGTGCCAGTTTCTTCCCGATCCTCGTGCTCGGGATCTTCTGGAAGAAGACCACGGCAGCCGGAGCGACGGCGGGCCTCGCGGCCGGCCTCGGCACCACGATCGCCTACATGCTGTGGACGATCGACATCTACGGCAACAGCGACGGTCTGTTCGGCATCCCCGAGACCGGCTTCGGCACGATCGGCATGCTGATCAACTTCGCGGTCACCATCGTGGTCTCGCAGTTCACCACGAAGCCGTCGCCGGTGATGCAGGAGCTGGTGGAGGAGATCCGCTACCCCGGCAAGAGCCGGCTGGTCACGGCGCACGCCGAGGGGCACCTGGAGGACCTGACCCACGAGGGGCCGCCGAACGAGCCGCGCTCCCACTGA